One window of the Saccopteryx bilineata isolate mSacBil1 chromosome 2, mSacBil1_pri_phased_curated, whole genome shotgun sequence genome contains the following:
- the FOXE1 gene encoding forkhead box protein E1, which produces MTAESGPPPPPPQPEALATVKEERGEAGAGVPAEAAGRGAGGRRRKRPLQRGKPPYSYIALIAMAIAHAPERRLTLGGIYKFITERFPFYRDNPKKWQNSIRHNLTLNDCFLKIPREAGRPGKGNYWALDPNAEDMFESGSFLRRRKRFKRSDLSTYPAYMHDAAAAAAAAAAAAAAAIFPGAVPAARPPYPGAVYAGYPPPSLAAPPPVYYPAASPGPCRVFGLVPERPLSPELGPAPSGPAGSCAFASASASATTTGYQPAGCAGARPANPSAYAAAYAGPDGAYPQGASSALFAAAGRLAVPASPPAGGSSGSVETAVDLYGRTSPGQFGALGPCYNPGGQLGGGSAGAYHARHMAAYPGGVDRFVSAM; this is translated from the coding sequence ATGACGGCCGAAAgcgggccgccgccgccgccgccgcagccggAGGCACTGGCGACCGTGAAGGAGGAGCGCGGTGAGGCCGGGGCCGGGGTCCCCGCAGAGGCAGCGGGCCGGGGCGCCGGCGGCCGGCGGCGGAAGCGCCCCCTGCAGCGCGGGAAGCCGCCCTACAGCTACATCGCGCTCATCGCCATGGCCATCGCGCACGCGCCGGAGCGCCGCCTCACGCTGGGCGGCATCTACAAGTTCATCACCGAGCGTTTCCCCTTCTACCGCGACAACCCCAAGAAGTGGCAGAACAGCATCCGCCACAACCTCACCCTCAATGACTGCTTCCTCAAGATCCCGCGCGAGGCTGGCCGGCCGGGAAAGGGCAACTACTGGGCGCTCGACCCCAACGCCGAGGACATGTTCGAGAGCGGCAGCTTCCTGCGCCGCCGCAAGCGCTTCAAACGCTCGGACCTCTCCACGTACCCGGCCTACATGCAcgacgccgccgccgccgccgccgctgccgccgccgccgccgctgccgccatcTTCCCGGGCGCGGTGCCGGCCGCGCGCCCGCCCTACCCGGGCGCCGTCTATGCGGGCTACCCCCCGCCGTCGCTCGCCGCGCCGCCCCCCGTCTACTACCCGGCTGCGTCGCCAGGCCCGTGCCGTGTCTTTGGCCTGGTGCCTGAGCGGCCGCTCAGCCCAGAGCTGGGCCCCGCGCCGTCGGGACCTGCCGGTTCCTGCGCCTTTGCATCGGCCAGCGCCTCTGCCACTACCACCGGCTACCAGCCCGCGGGCTGTGCGGGAGCCCGGCCTGCCAACCCCTCCGCCTATGCGGCCGCCTACGCGGGCCCAGACGGCGCATACCCGCAAGGGGCCAGCAGCGCCCTCTTCGCGGCTGCCGGTCGGTTGGCGGTGCCCGCCTCGCCCCCGGCGGGTGGCAGCAGCGGCAGCGTCGAGACTGCTGTGGACCTCTATGGGCGCACATCGCCCGGCCAGTTTGGAGCGCTGGGCCCCTGCTACAATCCTGGTGGGCAGCTCGGAGGGGGCAGTGCAGGTGCCTACCATGCTCGCCATATGGCCGCCTATCCTGGCGGGGTGGATCGTTTTGTGTCCGCGATGTGA